A genomic window from Streptomyces sp. NBC_00234 includes:
- a CDS encoding right-handed parallel beta-helix repeat-containing protein, whose product MSRTAATPALAVATLLVLAAGGCSATPHYTPPSSTYYVSPSGDDDNAGTSPDEAWRSLAHAERTGLDAGDKLLLRGGAVFSGPITVGEGEAGSADEPVVIGSYGGGRATVAVTGGPGVSVHNTAGVEIHDLDVTGKGGSYLRDGGINLYSDLSDGRKLDRVTVSDVDISGFRAGIAVGGGDGSTGFKDVQVSGAKLHDNKDVGLLVYGPDFDAGRPTYAHQNLRIKGVESHHNVGDPKTTKTHSGNGIVLGSVRDATVRDSIAHDNGNRSSPEAPAGPVGIWAYDSTQVLLEHNTAFRNHTGTDVDGAGFGLDSNVSSSTIQYNLAFDNDGPGYYVYTNKKNGAHRNNTIRYNIATDNGRKLPVSGALAIHGKDIRNLAIYQNTLVMTDSPNGPGPAVRLRDGQTGVSLRNNILVTEGAPVVTSEAALEPADIVLQGNNYFTPTGSLTIDWANRSYPDLAAWRTATDQERVDGRTTGLSVDPCFAGGDLPDIRSAADAPLVVPDCTALAGKGLDLQALFGTDPGTVDYFGRTTGTPPPVGAAVPSPPE is encoded by the coding sequence ATGAGCCGGACAGCCGCGACGCCCGCTCTCGCCGTCGCGACCCTTCTCGTCCTCGCCGCCGGCGGCTGCTCCGCCACCCCTCACTACACACCGCCGTCCAGCACGTACTACGTCAGCCCCAGCGGCGACGACGACAATGCCGGCACCTCACCGGACGAGGCATGGCGCTCCCTCGCCCACGCGGAACGCACAGGGCTCGACGCGGGCGACAAACTGCTGCTGCGGGGCGGGGCCGTGTTCAGCGGCCCCATCACCGTGGGCGAGGGAGAAGCGGGAAGCGCGGACGAGCCCGTCGTCATCGGGTCGTACGGCGGGGGGCGGGCAACGGTCGCGGTGACGGGCGGCCCCGGTGTCTCCGTCCACAACACGGCCGGCGTCGAGATCCACGATCTCGACGTGACCGGGAAGGGCGGTTCCTATCTCCGCGACGGAGGCATCAACCTCTACAGCGACCTGTCGGACGGCAGGAAACTCGACCGTGTCACCGTCTCCGACGTCGACATCTCCGGATTCCGGGCGGGCATCGCGGTCGGCGGCGGGGACGGGAGCACCGGATTCAAGGACGTGCAGGTCAGCGGGGCCAAGCTGCACGACAACAAGGATGTCGGACTGCTGGTCTACGGCCCCGACTTCGACGCCGGCCGCCCCACCTACGCACACCAGAACCTCCGCATCAAGGGGGTCGAGTCCCACCACAACGTCGGAGACCCCAAGACGACGAAGACCCACTCCGGGAACGGCATCGTGCTCGGCAGCGTTCGCGACGCGACGGTCCGCGACTCCATCGCCCACGACAACGGAAACCGCTCCTCGCCCGAGGCCCCGGCCGGCCCCGTGGGCATCTGGGCGTACGACTCCACCCAGGTCCTGCTGGAGCACAACACGGCCTTCCGCAACCACACCGGCACCGACGTCGACGGCGCGGGCTTCGGCCTCGACTCGAACGTCTCGTCCTCGACGATCCAGTACAACCTGGCGTTCGACAACGACGGGCCGGGCTACTACGTCTACACGAACAAGAAGAACGGCGCGCACCGGAACAACACCATCCGCTACAACATCGCGACCGACAACGGACGCAAACTCCCCGTCAGCGGCGCGCTGGCCATCCACGGCAAGGACATCCGGAATCTGGCCATCTACCAGAACACCCTGGTCATGACGGACTCCCCGAACGGCCCGGGCCCTGCCGTTCGACTGCGGGACGGGCAGACGGGCGTCAGCCTGCGCAACAACATCCTCGTCACCGAAGGAGCCCCGGTGGTCACCTCGGAGGCGGCACTCGAACCCGCCGACATCGTGCTCCAGGGCAACAACTACTTCACGCCCACCGGATCCCTCACCATCGACTGGGCGAACCGCTCGTACCCGGACCTGGCCGCCTGGCGTACGGCGACGGACCAGGAGCGCGTCGACGGACGGACCACCGGCCTGAGCGTCGACCCCTGCTTCGCCGGCGGCGACCTGCCGGACATCCGTTCCGCCGCCGACGCACCCCTGGTCGTCCCCGACTGCACCGCCCTCGCGGGCAAGGGACTCGACCTGCAAGCCCTCTTCGGCACCGACCCCGGCACCGTCGACTACTTCGGCCGGACCACCGGCACACCGCCGCCGGTCGGAGCCGCCGTCCCCTCGCCGCCGGAATGA
- the galE gene encoding UDP-glucose 4-epimerase GalE, whose product MRSPSTILVTGAAGFIGSHACVELLDHGYELIAVDDYSNSGPEVFARVEEIAGRFVGAVYELDIRDRRSLSAVFDRHAVDAVMHFAGRKAVGESTRMPVEYYDTNVGGTTSLLRTMHDHGVHRMVFSSSCSLYGDASRGPLDEASPVRPTNPYAASKWACEQILADVCHRLPEFTVLALRYFNPVGAHPGGLLGEDPSGTPDNLMPYLAQVAVGRRERLHVFGDDYPTPDGTAVRDYLHVMDTVEAHRVALEHLADRPGMQIFNLGVGRGSSVLDVVAAFGAACGSPVPYDIVPRRPGDVSELVADASAVAHAWGWKPTRDLADMCRDAWRFQQLNPAGYARSAHLANR is encoded by the coding sequence CCATCCTCGTCACAGGCGCGGCGGGCTTCATCGGCTCCCACGCCTGCGTCGAACTCCTCGACCACGGCTACGAACTGATCGCGGTGGACGACTACTCCAACAGCGGCCCCGAGGTCTTCGCCCGTGTGGAGGAGATCGCCGGCCGCTTCGTCGGTGCCGTGTACGAGCTGGACATCCGTGACCGGCGCTCCCTCTCGGCCGTCTTCGACCGCCACGCCGTGGACGCCGTCATGCACTTCGCCGGCCGGAAGGCCGTCGGCGAGTCGACCCGGATGCCCGTCGAGTACTACGACACCAACGTGGGCGGGACGACCTCCCTCCTGCGGACGATGCACGACCACGGAGTGCACCGGATGGTGTTCTCCTCGTCCTGCTCGCTGTACGGCGACGCCTCCCGAGGGCCGCTCGACGAGGCGTCCCCCGTCCGGCCCACCAACCCGTACGCGGCCTCCAAATGGGCCTGCGAGCAGATCCTCGCCGATGTGTGCCACCGGCTCCCGGAGTTCACCGTGCTCGCACTGCGGTACTTCAACCCGGTCGGCGCCCACCCCGGCGGACTGCTGGGTGAGGACCCCAGCGGGACGCCGGACAACCTGATGCCCTACCTGGCGCAGGTCGCCGTCGGCCGACGCGAACGGCTCCATGTGTTCGGCGACGACTACCCCACGCCCGACGGGACAGCCGTTCGCGACTACCTGCACGTCATGGACACCGTCGAGGCGCACCGGGTCGCCCTGGAGCACCTCGCCGACCGGCCCGGCATGCAGATCTTCAACCTCGGGGTCGGCAGAGGCAGCTCGGTCCTCGACGTCGTCGCCGCCTTCGGCGCGGCGTGCGGCAGTCCCGTCCCGTACGACATCGTGCCCCGCCGCCCGGGCGACGTGAGCGAACTCGTCGCCGACGCGAGCGCCGTGGCGCACGCCTGGGGGTGGAAGCCCACCCGGGACCTGGCCGACATGTGCCGTGACGCGTGGCGGTTCCAGCAGCTCAACCCGGCGGGCTACGCCCGTTCCGCCCACCTGGCGAACCGTTAG
- a CDS encoding M16 family metallopeptidase translates to MRGIDITEHRLANGLRVVLSEDHNTPVSAVNIWYDVGSRREARGSTGLAHLFCKLMFFGSASVAGNGHFELVQNAGGSLNATTSFERSNFFQTVPAHQTELVLWLEADRMGSLLVAVDEEAMDNARDITKNERSHRYDNAPYGTAFEKLTALCYPAGHPYHHTPIGSNADRASVTVEQARDFFRTYYTPDNAVLSVVGDIDPDQTLAWIEKYFGSIPPSGGRQPLRDGSLPDIIGRELREVIVEDVPVRAVMAAYRLPRDGMRACDAADLALAILGGGESSRLYNRLVRHDRTAAAAGFGLLRLTGAPCLGWLDVKALGDASAEAIEAAVDDELARFAAEGPTPEELDRAQAQIEREWLDRIATAAGRADELCRFAVLHGDAQLVRSALGNMLAITADEVRAVARRFLRRENRAVLVYEPIRDHWSR, encoded by the coding sequence CTGCGGGGCATCGACATCACCGAACACCGGCTCGCCAACGGGCTGCGGGTGGTGCTCTCCGAGGACCACAACACCCCGGTCTCCGCCGTCAACATCTGGTACGACGTCGGCTCCCGGCGCGAGGCCCGGGGCAGCACCGGCCTCGCCCACCTCTTCTGCAAGCTGATGTTCTTCGGCTCCGCCTCGGTGGCCGGAAACGGTCACTTCGAACTGGTCCAGAACGCGGGCGGCTCCCTCAACGCCACCACCAGCTTCGAGCGCTCCAACTTCTTCCAGACGGTGCCCGCCCACCAGACGGAGCTCGTGCTCTGGCTGGAGGCCGACCGGATGGGCTCCCTGCTCGTCGCGGTCGACGAGGAGGCGATGGACAACGCGCGCGACATCACGAAGAACGAACGCAGCCATCGCTACGACAACGCTCCCTACGGCACGGCCTTCGAGAAACTGACCGCCCTGTGCTATCCGGCGGGTCACCCCTACCACCACACCCCCATCGGCTCGAACGCCGACCGGGCCTCCGTCACGGTGGAGCAGGCCCGCGACTTCTTCCGTACCTACTACACCCCCGACAACGCCGTGCTCTCCGTGGTCGGCGACATCGATCCCGACCAGACCCTCGCCTGGATCGAGAAGTACTTCGGATCCATCCCGCCGAGCGGCGGCAGACAGCCCCTGCGGGACGGCTCGCTGCCCGACATCATCGGCCGGGAGCTGCGCGAGGTGATCGTGGAGGACGTGCCGGTGCGCGCCGTGATGGCCGCCTACCGGCTCCCGCGCGACGGCATGCGCGCGTGCGACGCGGCCGATCTGGCCCTGGCCATCCTCGGCGGCGGTGAGTCGTCACGGCTCTACAACCGCCTGGTCCGCCACGACCGCACCGCCGCCGCCGCCGGATTCGGCCTGTTGCGGCTCACCGGCGCGCCCTGCCTGGGATGGCTGGACGTCAAGGCTCTCGGCGACGCCTCCGCCGAGGCCATCGAGGCGGCCGTAGACGACGAGCTGGCGCGCTTCGCCGCCGAGGGCCCCACACCCGAGGAACTGGACCGCGCCCAGGCGCAGATCGAGCGCGAGTGGCTGGACCGGATCGCCACCGCGGCGGGACGGGCCGACGAACTCTGCCGCTTCGCCGTCCTCCACGGCGACGCCCAGCTCGTCAGGAGCGCCCTGGGCAACATGCTCGCCATCACGGCCGACGAGGTCCGCGCCGTCGCCAGACGGTTCCTGCGCCGGGAGAACCGCGCGGTGCTCGTCTACGAGCCGATCAGGGACCACTGGAGCCGCTGA
- a CDS encoding effector-associated constant component EACC1 gives MGSEGTRGVELAPSQQGELGSLRKWLTLAAPGVEVRQVAGTPGPGEQGAFDVLSVVAASTGLVAAIKVLPQFLRAKRSDLSVTVTVRGKKLTVDARNVEEVMPILERLLDD, from the coding sequence ATGGGCAGTGAGGGCACGCGCGGCGTGGAGCTGGCTCCGTCGCAGCAGGGGGAGCTCGGCTCTCTGCGGAAATGGCTCACCCTGGCGGCTCCCGGCGTGGAAGTCCGCCAGGTCGCCGGTACGCCTGGCCCCGGGGAGCAGGGCGCGTTCGACGTGCTGAGTGTGGTGGCCGCCAGTACCGGGCTGGTTGCCGCGATCAAGGTTCTGCCGCAGTTCCTGCGGGCGAAGCGCAGCGATCTCTCCGTCACCGTCACGGTGCGCGGGAAGAAGCTGACCGTCGACGCCCGCAACGTCGAGGAGGTCATGCCGATCCTGGAGCGGCTGCTCGATGACTGA
- a CDS encoding UDP-glucuronic acid decarboxylase family protein has product MKVVVTGGGGFLGSHLCEALLRRGDTVWCLDNFCTGEPQNVAHLRSDPRFRLVRGDVTTPFDIPGRVQAVAHLASPASPPDYHRLPLETLSVGSRGTENALRLARRHGARFVLTSTSEVYGDPETHPQPEDYWGNVNPVGPRSVYDEAKRYAEALAMAYRRSLGVDVGIVRIFNTYGPRMRPYDGRVVSTFLRQALAGEALTVFGDGSQTRSFCYVDDLVRGITAMIDHRGLGGPVNLGNPAEHTVRELADLVLRITGSRSRIETRPLPVDDPTRRRPVIVRAREQLGWIPLIPVEEGLRRTAAWFTARSRPLPEPEPHHAVRDPLTSPPDPVEARTS; this is encoded by the coding sequence ATGAAGGTCGTGGTCACCGGCGGTGGCGGATTCCTCGGTTCCCATCTGTGCGAGGCACTGCTCCGCAGAGGAGACACCGTGTGGTGTCTCGACAACTTCTGCACCGGCGAACCCCAGAACGTCGCGCATCTGCGCTCCGACCCGCGGTTCCGGCTCGTACGCGGGGACGTCACGACACCGTTCGACATCCCCGGGCGGGTACAGGCCGTGGCCCACCTCGCCAGTCCCGCGTCGCCGCCCGACTACCACCGGCTGCCCCTGGAAACGCTGTCGGTCGGCAGCCGGGGCACGGAGAACGCCCTGAGACTGGCCCGACGTCACGGCGCGCGCTTCGTCCTGACCTCGACCAGCGAGGTGTACGGCGACCCGGAAACGCACCCCCAGCCGGAGGACTACTGGGGCAACGTCAATCCGGTCGGCCCGCGCAGCGTCTACGACGAGGCCAAGCGGTACGCGGAGGCCCTGGCCATGGCGTACCGGCGCAGCCTCGGCGTCGACGTGGGCATCGTGCGGATCTTCAACACCTACGGTCCCCGGATGCGGCCGTACGACGGCAGGGTGGTCTCGACGTTCCTGCGCCAGGCCCTGGCGGGCGAGGCGCTGACCGTCTTCGGCGACGGCAGCCAGACCCGTAGCTTCTGTTACGTCGACGACCTCGTGCGCGGCATCACGGCGATGATCGACCACCGCGGTCTCGGCGGCCCGGTCAATCTCGGCAACCCGGCCGAGCACACGGTCCGGGAGCTGGCCGACCTCGTCCTGCGCATCACCGGATCGCGGTCACGGATCGAGACCCGCCCGCTGCCCGTCGACGATCCCACCCGCCGCCGGCCCGTCATCGTCCGGGCCCGCGAACAGCTCGGCTGGATACCCCTCATACCGGTCGAGGAGGGCCTGCGGCGCACCGCCGCCTGGTTCACCGCCCGCTCCCGGCCTCTGCCCGAGCCCGAGCCGCACCACGCGGTGCGGGACCCGCTCACCTCACCCCCGGATCCCGTGGAGGCCCGAACATCATGA
- a CDS encoding UDP-glucose dehydrogenase family protein — protein MRMTVIGTGYVGTVHAACMADIGHEVLGIDIDADRIASLAAGHSPIREAGLDELLSRTVASGRLRFSTSLAEGAAFARTHFVCVGTPQRPDSKAADLRYVDAVTDELARHLRPGSLIVGKSTVPVGTAAALGRRLAAAVPDAEVAWNPEFLREGSAVEDSMRPERIVVGVSSPRAEATLRAVYEPLLRAGAEFFSTDTATAELVKVAANSFLATKISFINAMAEVCDAAGADVTVLARAVGADSRIGPRFLEPGLGFGGSCFPKDIRAFAARAEELGAGESVAFLHEVDRINTHQRERTVTRAGQLLGGSFAGRRVAVLGASFKPGSDDVRDSPALAVATEAHRQGAAVCVHDPQALDNARTVCPDLEYALDLPKACEDADLVLHLTPWPEYRAVDPVALAEVVRTPLLLDARNSLDAQPWRAAGWALHALGRPQGGAS, from the coding sequence ATGAGGATGACAGTGATCGGCACCGGGTACGTGGGAACCGTCCATGCCGCGTGCATGGCCGACATCGGCCACGAGGTCCTCGGCATCGACATCGACGCGGACCGGATCGCTTCGCTGGCAGCGGGCCACTCGCCCATCCGCGAAGCCGGACTGGACGAACTTCTCTCCCGTACCGTGGCCTCGGGGCGGCTGCGCTTCTCCACCTCCCTCGCCGAGGGCGCCGCATTCGCACGGACCCACTTCGTCTGCGTGGGAACCCCGCAGCGGCCCGACAGCAAGGCCGCCGACCTGCGCTACGTCGATGCCGTGACGGACGAGCTGGCGCGGCACCTGCGTCCGGGCAGCCTGATCGTGGGCAAGTCCACCGTGCCGGTCGGCACGGCAGCCGCACTCGGGCGCCGGCTCGCGGCGGCCGTCCCGGATGCCGAGGTCGCCTGGAACCCCGAGTTCCTGCGCGAAGGATCCGCCGTCGAGGACAGCATGCGGCCCGAACGGATCGTCGTGGGTGTCTCGTCACCGCGCGCCGAGGCGACGCTGCGGGCCGTGTACGAACCCCTGCTGCGGGCAGGCGCGGAGTTCTTCAGCACCGACACGGCCACGGCGGAACTCGTCAAAGTCGCGGCAAACTCCTTCCTTGCCACCAAGATCTCCTTCATCAACGCGATGGCGGAAGTGTGCGACGCGGCGGGCGCCGATGTGACGGTCCTCGCCCGGGCCGTCGGCGCGGACTCACGGATCGGCCCCCGGTTCCTGGAGCCGGGTCTCGGCTTCGGCGGGAGCTGCTTCCCCAAGGACATCCGCGCCTTCGCGGCCCGCGCCGAGGAGCTCGGCGCCGGCGAGTCGGTGGCGTTCCTGCACGAGGTCGACCGCATCAACACCCATCAGCGGGAGCGCACCGTCACCCGGGCGGGACAGCTCCTCGGAGGGTCCTTCGCCGGCCGCCGGGTCGCCGTCCTGGGGGCCTCGTTCAAGCCGGGCAGTGACGACGTACGCGACTCGCCCGCCCTCGCCGTCGCCACGGAGGCGCACCGGCAGGGAGCCGCCGTGTGCGTACACGACCCACAGGCCCTGGACAACGCGCGCACGGTCTGCCCCGACCTGGAGTACGCCCTGGACCTCCCCAAGGCATGCGAGGACGCCGACCTGGTGCTGCACCTCACGCCCTGGCCGGAGTACCGCGCCGTCGACCCCGTCGCCCTCGCCGAGGTGGTACGCACACCTCTGCTCCTGGACGCCCGCAACAGCCTCGACGCGCAGCCCTGGCGTGCGGCCGGCTGGGCCCTGCACGCGCTGGGACGTCCCCAGGGAGGTGCGTCATGA